One Pseudodesulfovibrio cashew DNA window includes the following coding sequences:
- a CDS encoding DUF190 domain-containing protein — protein sequence MKLLEQAERIRVYTGEDDKYKGRPMADLIVEEARKLGLAGATAYRGLSGFGANSRVHTSKILRLSEDLPVVVEIVDHPERTAPLLEFLDKVMGEGMVTREPVDVILYRHNQK from the coding sequence ATGAAACTACTGGAACAAGCGGAACGCATCCGGGTCTACACCGGCGAAGACGACAAGTACAAGGGCCGCCCCATGGCCGATCTCATAGTGGAGGAGGCGCGGAAACTGGGGCTGGCCGGAGCCACGGCCTATCGCGGCTTGAGTGGGTTCGGAGCCAACAGCCGGGTCCATACCAGCAAGATTCTCCGTCTCTCGGAGGACCTCCCCGTGGTGGTTGAAATTGTGGATCACCCGGAGCGCACCGCCCCGCTGCTCGAATTCCTCGACAAGGTCATGGGTGAGGGCATGGTCACACGCGAACCCGTGGACGTCATCCTATACCGGCACAATCAGAAATAA
- a CDS encoding class IV adenylate cyclase, giving the protein MSLECELKYLDANLEALSMRLREAGGDSTGPYLESNLVFDDSERSLKKAGTLLRLREKRGRAVLTVKKLPDEPHPSALKVFEEIETGVDDFDAMRLSLETVGFSVAFGYEKVREKWLFMGCAVCLDRLPFGDFVEIEGSEESVPACAAALGLDDNRTTKSTYHALNIEHRAVNGLEPDENFLFSGAKREEILRQMGKD; this is encoded by the coding sequence ATGTCCCTTGAATGTGAATTGAAATATCTTGATGCGAACCTCGAAGCGCTTTCCATGCGTCTGCGCGAAGCAGGAGGAGATTCGACCGGGCCGTACCTCGAGTCGAATCTCGTATTCGATGATTCGGAACGTTCTCTCAAGAAGGCGGGGACTTTGCTCCGGCTCCGGGAGAAGCGGGGCCGGGCGGTGTTGACCGTGAAGAAGCTGCCCGACGAACCTCATCCGTCGGCCCTCAAAGTCTTCGAGGAAATCGAGACCGGGGTGGACGATTTTGACGCCATGCGTCTTTCGTTGGAAACAGTGGGTTTTTCCGTGGCTTTCGGGTACGAGAAGGTGCGGGAGAAATGGTTGTTCATGGGATGCGCCGTCTGTCTTGACCGGTTGCCGTTTGGCGATTTCGTGGAGATCGAGGGAAGCGAGGAGAGCGTTCCCGCCTGTGCGGCGGCCCTCGGCCTGGACGACAACAGAACGACCAAGTCGACCTATCATGCCCTCAATATCGAACACCGGGCCGTTAACGGCCTTGAACCGGATGAGAATTTTCTCTTTTCCGGGGCGAAAAGGGAGGAAATCCTCCGTCAAATGGGGAAAGATTGA
- the crcB gene encoding fluoride efflux transporter CrcB, with the protein MFTKILYLCIGGAAGTLSRYWLSGVAQRLAGGSFPAGTFAVNMLGCLFFGTVWGFFENRLLPGSEIRLLCLTGFMGAFTTFSTYMFETAGLVKSGQMIMAMANVVGQSVAGLALVLAGIAVGRLL; encoded by the coding sequence ATGTTTACGAAAATTCTCTACCTTTGTATCGGTGGCGCTGCCGGGACCCTTTCCCGGTATTGGCTCTCGGGAGTGGCCCAACGCCTGGCGGGCGGTTCATTTCCGGCGGGAACCTTTGCCGTGAACATGCTCGGCTGCCTCTTCTTCGGGACGGTCTGGGGCTTCTTCGAGAATCGGCTCCTGCCCGGTAGCGAGATTCGCCTGTTGTGCCTGACCGGCTTCATGGGCGCGTTCACGACCTTTTCCACCTACATGTTCGAGACCGCTGGGCTGGTCAAGTCCGGACAAATGATCATGGCCATGGCAAACGTGGTGGGCCAATCCGTCGCCGGGCTGGCACTTGTCCTGGCGGGGATCGCCGTGGGAAGGCTTCTCTAG
- a CDS encoding chemotaxis protein CheA, with translation MSDDLNKQIFKEEAYDLLSELEGALLELEENPHDMDVVNQIFRALHTIKGSGSMFGFEDIAEFTHEVETVFDMVRNSDLGVTPALCSLALKSRDYIKLMLDSDVQGEEVDSTLRSEILTGLKKLASGGEEASEDELTPEVTGDDESAEVEEAAPAQEHDYRIVLTAKPDAEVDESMLESLFEELVKLGEFKVVKRPDDSPDAPGPRSWECALVSNIGKDNVSDVFFFVDADLNIDISESGDEAVVEKKEVPPPAPTPKDVPAEEPVQTGATLKEEDMGEDEAPRRLGEYLVETGDVTQEDIQEALKKQKPLGQILAEDGKIEPEKIDQVVKKQAAVKEREASKRRQEALSSIRVAADKLDYLVDLVGELVIVQAQITQVVSERSDPQMTALAEELERLSDELRDSTLGIRMLPIGTSFSKFKRLVRDLSSELGKEIGLRTSGEDTELDKTVIERLGDPLVHLLRNSLDHGIETPEERTAAGKPPQGTIFLSAEHSGGEVLIRITDDGRGMAKEMIREKAIERGLITKDTEMSEKDLLKLIFEPGFSTAKEVTNVSGRGVGMDVVKRAIDSLRGTIDIDSKPGAGTTITIRLPLTLAIIDGLQVRVEDEYYVIPLSLVEECVELARQEVDENDSGQRILHLRGEIVPYIHIRDWFGIEGDNPPIEQIVITGVEGSRVGIVVDTVIGEHQTVIKSLSRVYKDVEGISGATIKGDGSIALILDIPSLVRRVIAESR, from the coding sequence ATGTCCGATGATCTCAATAAGCAGATATTTAAGGAAGAAGCCTACGATCTTCTGAGCGAACTGGAAGGGGCGCTCCTGGAGTTGGAAGAGAACCCTCATGACATGGATGTGGTGAACCAGATTTTTCGGGCTCTGCATACCATCAAGGGCTCCGGCTCCATGTTCGGGTTCGAGGATATTGCGGAGTTCACCCACGAGGTGGAGACCGTCTTCGACATGGTCCGCAACAGTGATCTTGGGGTGACGCCGGCATTATGCAGCTTGGCGCTCAAGTCGCGCGACTATATCAAGTTGATGCTGGATTCCGATGTCCAGGGCGAGGAAGTCGACTCCACCCTGAGGTCGGAAATCTTGACCGGACTCAAGAAGCTCGCCTCAGGTGGGGAAGAGGCTTCGGAGGATGAATTGACACCCGAAGTAACCGGGGATGATGAGTCTGCCGAAGTTGAGGAGGCCGCACCGGCGCAGGAACACGATTACCGGATCGTGCTGACGGCCAAGCCTGATGCCGAGGTGGACGAGTCCATGCTCGAATCCTTGTTCGAGGAGTTGGTCAAGCTCGGCGAGTTCAAAGTGGTCAAGCGTCCCGACGATAGCCCGGATGCCCCGGGCCCTCGTTCCTGGGAATGTGCTCTTGTCTCCAATATCGGGAAGGATAACGTAAGCGACGTCTTTTTCTTTGTAGATGCAGACTTGAACATCGATATTTCCGAGTCCGGGGATGAAGCTGTGGTTGAGAAGAAGGAGGTGCCGCCTCCCGCTCCCACGCCCAAGGATGTGCCTGCGGAAGAGCCTGTTCAGACCGGTGCAACCCTGAAGGAAGAGGATATGGGGGAAGATGAGGCCCCCAGGCGTTTGGGAGAGTATCTGGTTGAGACCGGGGATGTCACCCAAGAGGACATTCAGGAAGCGCTAAAGAAGCAGAAGCCTCTGGGCCAGATTCTGGCCGAGGACGGCAAGATCGAACCCGAAAAGATTGATCAGGTGGTGAAGAAGCAAGCAGCCGTAAAGGAACGGGAGGCGTCCAAGCGCCGTCAGGAGGCCTTGTCCTCCATCCGCGTGGCTGCCGACAAGCTCGATTATCTGGTCGATCTGGTGGGCGAGTTGGTCATTGTCCAGGCGCAGATAACCCAGGTGGTCAGCGAACGGAGCGATCCGCAGATGACCGCCCTGGCAGAGGAACTGGAACGTCTGAGCGACGAACTGCGTGACTCCACCCTCGGTATCCGCATGCTGCCCATCGGTACGTCCTTCTCCAAGTTCAAGCGTCTGGTACGCGATCTTTCGAGCGAATTGGGCAAGGAGATCGGCCTACGCACCAGCGGAGAGGACACCGAGTTGGACAAGACGGTCATCGAACGGCTTGGTGACCCTCTGGTGCATCTGCTTCGCAACAGCCTGGATCACGGCATCGAAACCCCCGAGGAACGTACGGCCGCAGGCAAGCCCCCCCAGGGAACGATTTTCCTTTCCGCCGAACATTCGGGCGGCGAGGTTCTCATCCGCATCACCGATGATGGTCGCGGCATGGCCAAGGAGATGATTCGCGAGAAGGCTATTGAGCGCGGGTTGATCACCAAGGATACCGAAATGTCGGAGAAGGACCTGCTCAAGCTTATCTTCGAGCCCGGGTTCTCCACCGCCAAGGAAGTGACCAATGTATCCGGGCGAGGCGTGGGCATGGATGTCGTTAAAAGGGCCATTGACTCCCTGCGCGGCACCATCGATATCGACAGCAAGCCCGGCGCGGGCACCACGATCACCATCCGTCTGCCACTGACGCTGGCGATCATTGACGGCCTTCAGGTGCGCGTGGAGGATGAATACTACGTCATCCCCCTTTCACTGGTCGAGGAATGCGTGGAATTGGCTCGTCAGGAAGTGGACGAGAACGATTCAGGACAGAGAATCCTGCACCTGCGGGGCGAGATCGTACCCTACATCCACATACGCGACTGGTTCGGCATCGAGGGCGACAATCCGCCAATCGAGCAGATCGTCATTACGGGCGTGGAAGGGAGTCGTGTTGGTATTGTGGTTGATACCGTCATCGGCGAACATCAGACCGTCATCAAGAGCCTGAGCCGCGTCTACAAGGATGTGGAAGGCATATCCGGAGCCACCATCAAGGGTGATGGTTCCATTGCATTGATTCTGGATATCCCGAGTTTGGTCAGAAGGGTCATCGCCGAGTCGAGGTAA
- a CDS encoding protein-glutamate methylesterase/protein-glutamine glutaminase → MKKIRVLVVDDSAVVRQTLVDILNSDPAIEVMGTASDPYVAAQRLKNEIPDVITLDIEMPRMDGLTFLEKLMKQHPIPVVICSSVADRGTSNGIKALELGAVEIITKPKVGTKKFLEESSIRLIDKVKAAASTRGRVKPLADVKPMKVAPKLDADAVIPMGKTQNLSATEKICLVGASTGGTEALRIFLEAQPVNCPPIAIVQHMPEHFTAAFANRLNGICQISVKEAVDGDPMMRGQALIAPGDKHMLLKRTGNKYHVEVKAGPLVSRHRPSVDVLFRSGARYGGKNVVAAIMTGMGDDGAKGMRELYDSGAYTIAQDEASCVVFGMPQEAIKHGGVHKVMTLTGIAGEIVRACG, encoded by the coding sequence ATGAAGAAGATTCGCGTGCTTGTAGTGGATGATTCCGCTGTTGTCAGGCAGACATTGGTGGATATTTTGAACTCGGATCCAGCCATCGAGGTCATGGGGACCGCTTCCGATCCCTATGTGGCGGCTCAGCGTCTCAAAAACGAGATCCCGGACGTCATCACCCTGGATATCGAAATGCCGCGCATGGACGGATTGACCTTCCTTGAAAAGCTGATGAAGCAACACCCCATTCCGGTTGTCATCTGCTCTTCGGTCGCGGACAGGGGGACCTCCAACGGCATCAAGGCGTTGGAGCTCGGTGCGGTGGAAATCATCACCAAGCCCAAGGTCGGCACAAAGAAGTTTCTTGAGGAATCGTCCATCCGCCTCATTGACAAGGTCAAGGCGGCGGCCAGCACCAGGGGCAGGGTAAAGCCCCTGGCTGATGTGAAACCGATGAAGGTAGCCCCTAAATTAGACGCGGATGCGGTGATTCCCATGGGTAAGACACAGAATCTTTCGGCAACGGAAAAAATATGCCTTGTGGGTGCTTCTACGGGCGGAACCGAGGCCCTGCGCATTTTCCTCGAAGCTCAGCCTGTGAACTGTCCGCCTATCGCCATCGTCCAGCACATGCCTGAGCATTTTACGGCAGCTTTTGCCAACAGGCTTAATGGGATCTGCCAGATCAGCGTCAAGGAGGCTGTGGACGGCGACCCCATGATGCGCGGTCAGGCACTCATTGCACCCGGCGACAAGCACATGCTGCTCAAGCGTACCGGGAACAAATATCATGTCGAGGTCAAGGCGGGCCCGCTGGTTTCGCGTCATCGTCCCTCGGTGGACGTTCTGTTTCGGTCCGGTGCGCGCTACGGAGGCAAGAACGTGGTTGCTGCCATCATGACCGGCATGGGCGATGACGGTGCCAAGGGTATGCGCGAATTGTATGATTCGGGGGCCTATACCATCGCTCAGGATGAGGCGTCGTGTGTCGTCTTCGGTATGCCTCAGGAGGCCATCAAGCACGGCGGCGTGCACAAGGTCATGACGTTGACCGGCATCGCCGGAGAGATTGTCCGGGCTTGCGGTTAG
- the clpS gene encoding ATP-dependent Clp protease adapter ClpS, producing the protein MSDPVTGDRSDAELLDEHEVKEPRKYKVLLHNDDYTTMDFVVEVLIRVFRKSEAQATAIMLSVHNQGYGVCGVYTAEVAETKVDLVHRLAKSAGFPLKCSMEGE; encoded by the coding sequence ATGAGCGACCCTGTTACCGGCGACCGGTCCGATGCCGAGCTGCTTGACGAGCATGAAGTCAAGGAGCCTCGGAAATATAAGGTCCTGCTGCATAATGACGATTATACGACCATGGACTTCGTGGTCGAGGTCTTGATTCGGGTGTTTCGCAAGAGCGAGGCCCAGGCAACGGCGATCATGTTGTCCGTGCATAACCAGGGGTATGGCGTTTGTGGCGTCTATACCGCCGAAGTAGCCGAAACCAAGGTTGATTTGGTTCATAGGCTGGCAAAGAGCGCGGGATTCCCGCTCAAGTGCAGCATGGAAGGTGAATAG